Within Streptomyces sp. NBC_00704, the genomic segment CGTCCCGGGCGACAAGACCATGATCGACGCGCTGGCGCCGGCCGTCGAGCGCATCGGCGACGGCTTCGGCGCGGCCCGCTCCGCCGCCGAGGAGGGCGCGGAGGCGACGACCCCGCTGCGGGCCCGCAAGGGCAGGGCCAGCTATCTCGGCGAACGCAGCGTCGGTCACCAGGACCCGGGCGCGACCTCGGCGGCGCTCCTCGTCGCCGCCCTGGCCGAGACCGAGGCCGAGGGGAAGTGAGGCGGCCGTGAGCACACAGAAGCCGGTCGGGGTCGTGCTGGTGTCGCACAGCGCGCAGGTGGCGGAGGCCGTGGCCGAGCTGGCACGGGGGCTGGCGGGCGGCGGCGCGGCCGTGCCGGTCGCCGCGGCGGGCGGCACCGAGGGCGGCGGGCTGGGCACGAGCGCCGAACTGATCTCCGCCGCGGCCGCTTCGGTGGACCGGGGCGCCGGGGTCGCGGTCCTCGCCGATCTGGGCAGCGCCGTCCTCACGGTCAAGGCGCTGCTCGCGGAGGGCGACGAGCTGCCCGAGGGGTCGCGGCTCGTGGACGCCCCGTTCGTCGAGGGTGCGGTGGCCGCGGTGGTCACCTCCGCGGCGGGCGCGGACCTCGACGCGGTCGAGGCCGCCGCCCAGGAGGCGTACACCTACCGCAAGGTATGACGCCGTCCGTCCGTCCGTCCGTGCGTGCGTGCGTCCGCCCGGCCGAGCCTTCCGGGCGGACGCCCGGTGGTACGGCCGGGGGCCAGCGGTGCGTCGGGGCCCCGTCTCCTCGCCCCGACCCGCCCGCCGCCGGTCAGCCGTCCTGGTCGTCCTGGCCGGCGCTTTCGCCGTCGTCGGCGGCCCGGTCCGCGTGCGTCCCGGCGTCCTCCGTGGCGCCGGCCCGCGTCCAGGCCTCGCCGTCCGTCCCCTCCGGGGTCTCCGGGGGCTCCTGGGCCTCCGGTTCCGTGTTCGGCGCCCAGTCGTCGTCGGCGTCCTCCCGCGGGGTCGCGGCGGCGCTCGTCGCCGGGGACGAAGACGGGGACGGAGACGACGACGGGGACGGGGACGGGGAAGCGGGCGGCTGGGGGACCGGGGGCCGGCCGGTCCCCGGCCCCTGCGCGAACGCCCGCGCCAGCCGCTCCCCCACCGCCACGGCGGACGCGTGGCTCTCGATGGGCGTCGCCCGGGCGTTCCTGAACACGATGTACGTGACGCCCGAGGGCGTGCCGCCGCCGTGCGGGTCGGCGCGGATGCCGAGCGCCCGGGCGGTGGCGTAGGACGCCTCG encodes:
- a CDS encoding PTS-dependent dihydroxyacetone kinase phosphotransferase subunit DhaM; protein product: MSTQKPVGVVLVSHSAQVAEAVAELARGLAGGGAAVPVAAAGGTEGGGLGTSAELISAAAASVDRGAGVAVLADLGSAVLTVKALLAEGDELPEGSRLVDAPFVEGAVAAVVTSAAGADLDAVEAAAQEAYTYRKV